In the genome of Phlebotomus papatasi isolate M1 chromosome 2, Ppap_2.1, whole genome shotgun sequence, one region contains:
- the LOC129802507 gene encoding uncharacterized protein LOC129802507 has product MEFLSSIIEVEPTKIFQEVSCTYRKKDFEEDPKHNPQSDENDEVICIPSGSSIPKSESSGSSERLRNPYDTEEDSNDCLVSVDTNGESDDEHDRILHFPPPEQKMYSEPEPPEHWLDPGVSRRELILRTSQKRQRQLPYFVGVPEMRFEKTFKFPCTNRDCSLRCTEEFSEKERADIFQYFWSLNEEQQGSFYTEFVEQLPIKKRKILNSRRNATYKYSLEGAASIRKTVCKNFFLNTLGITENKIYKFYNNLNRLTETFL; this is encoded by the exons atggaatttttatCGTCAATCATTGAAGTGGAACCCACCAAAAT ATTCCAGGAAGTGAGCTGTACTTATCGGAAAAAGGACTTTGAGGAAGATCCCAAGCACAATCC ACAATCAGATGAAAATGATGAGGTTATATGTATACCATCCGGAAGTTCCATCCCAAAAAGTGAAAGCAGTGGTTCAAGTGAAAGATTACGCAATCCTTACGATACTGAGGAAGATTCCAACGATTGCCTTGTCAGTGTGGATACAAATGGTGAATCAGATGACGAACATGATAGAATCCTGCATTTTCCTCCTCCGGAACAGAAAATGTATTCTGAACCTGAACCTCCGGAACACTGGTTAGATCCTGGTGTTTCCAGGCGAGAATTAATATTACGAACAAGTCAGAAACGTCAGAGACAATTGCCTTATTTTGTTGGAGTGCCTGAGATGAGATTTGAGAAAACTTTCAAATTTCCCTGCACAAACAGGGACTGCTCACTGAGATGCACGGAGGAATTTAGTGAAAAGGAACGGGcagatatttttcaatatttttggagtCTCAATGAGGAGCAGCAAGGTTCCTTCTACACGGAATTTGTTGAACAGTTGCccattaaaaagagaaaaattttaaattcacgtCGAAATGCAACGTACAAGTATTCACTGGAAGGAGCGGCAAGTATCAGGAAGACTGTCTGCAAGAATTTCTTTCTGAATACTCTGGGCATCactgaaaacaaaatttacaaGTTTTACAATAATCTCAATCGTTTGACTGAAacttttttatag
- the LOC129802478 gene encoding anaphase-promoting complex subunit 2 gives MDKMWEKTVEIFPILERKLKISECTQQDMKLLVGELIRMDIAENIYETVFIEIGSELRQKIAPRFWQNFRQHSDQDDGFCRFQKAVTDLREDFRLFSDTVDRLKVMRSWCSFQRQENLRDEPERFSELFRTTLLSQLPVNFNDIVVAFYKLSFRVFANSHMHEVSDPDDLPELDDMKCSGCQYEADSCRCQELINAFNSTNRHLIEMGLLDRLAGFTLTNLIEERIEASVKEMCKGVFVSNIETLEKWLNAIVINWLIRIYNFGCLKIDEENTKMQATIAKFRMKLNFFMYETYANVIIEQFFDIIIDFPESQPAIDDLKVCFEKVDLRPHLVQTLKLALETRLLHPGVDTSDILTGYVSAIKAIRHLDSTGVLLETITEPVKEYLRSRNDTVRCVVTGLIEDGPTDLAEELAKSEALKEEGVAVVDDLTNWESWNPDPVDANPSKVKPHRSADIISMVVDIYGSKELFVNEYKNLLAERLLQQLDLNSEKEIRNLELLKLRFGESVLHSCEVMLKDISDSKRINAHIQSDSNYSDTKAFEFSSLILSAQFWPGFKKEDLELPEAIQSQFENYRKSYEAYKGNRTLHWRPVSGKVTLEVEHMGKCVEYSVTPTQATIIYHFQEKSEWNLNDLSSIMKIPPSVLRRKITYWQSHGLIKETKTGSFILVEDTSDSDMEEMQTEPQDICDDDEESENVVASASDQREEELQVFWSYIVGMLTNLDSLPIERIHQMLKMFASNEKGVEFSLDELKDFLQTKVREHQLIFASGVYHLPK, from the exons ATGGATAAAATGTGGGAGAAAACTGTAGAAATATTTCCCATTCTCGAGAGGAAG TTGAAGATCTCAGAATGTACCCAGCAGGACATGAAGCTACTTGTTGGTGAATTGATTCGTATGGACATTGCTGAGAACATTTATGAAACCGTATTTATAGAAATCGGTAGTGAATTGAGGCAGAAAATTGCTCCAAGATTTTGGCAGAATTTTCGCCAGCACAGTGATCAGGATGATGGATTCTGTCGCTTCCAGAAAGCTGTTACGGATTTACGCGAAGACTTTCGGCTTTTCAGTGACACTGTCGATCGTCTCAAGGTTATGAGGAGCTGGTGCTCCTTTCAGCGCCAAGAAAACCTTCGCGATGAGCCAGAGAGATTCAGTGAACTCTTCCGTACGACCCTTCTGTCACAACTTCCTGTCAATTTCAACGATATCGTCGTGGCATTTTACAAACTCTCCTTTCGGGTTTTTGCCAACAGCCACATGCACGAGGTATCAGATCCAGATGATCTGCCCGAATTGGACGATATGAAATGCAGTGGATGTCAGTATGAAGCCGATAGCTGTCGATGTCAGGAATTAATTAACGCTTTCAACAGTACCAATCGCCATCTCATAGAAATGGGTCTTTTGGATCGTCTTGCTGGATTCACGCTCACGAATCTCATTGAAGAACGTATCGAGGCATCCGTAAAAGAGATGTGCAAGGGGGTCTTTGTATCAAACATCGAAACACTGGAGAAATGGCTCAATGCAATTGTCATCAATTGGCTAATCCGGATTTACAATTTCGGATGTTTGAAGATTGACGAGGAGAACACCAAAATGCAGGCTACAATTGCGAAATTTCGCATGAAACTCAACTTCTTCATGTACGAAACGTATGCTAATGTTATAATTGAGCAGTTCTTCGACATAATTATCG ACTTCCCGGAGTCCCAACCAGCGATTGATGATTTAAAAGTCTGCTTCGAAAAAGTAGATCTACGTCCGCATCTCGTACAGACGCTCAAGCTGGCGCTGGAGACACGTCTTTTGCATCCGGGAGTCGATACGTCAGACATTCTCACTGGGTATGTGTCCGCGATCAAGGCGATTCGTCACCTGGACAGCACTGGAGTCCTTTTGGAAACCATCACGGAACCCGTAAAGGAATACCTGAGGAGTCGCAATGATACGGTAAGATGCGTGGTAACGGGTTTAATTGAGGATGGACCAACGGATTTGGCTGAGGAATTGGCCAAGAGTGAGGCACTGAAGGAGGAGGGTGTTGCTGTTGTGGATGATTTGACGAATTGGGAATCATGGAATCCCGATCCGGTTGATGCTAATCCCAGCAAGGTCAAGCCTCATCGTTCGGCTGACATTATCTCCATGGTCGTGGACATTTACGGGAGCAAGGAACTCTTTGTCAATGAATACAAGAATCTCCTGGCAGAGAGATTGCTGCAGCAGTTGGATTTGAATTCGGAGAAGGAGATCCGGAATTTGGAATTGCTGAAGCTCCGTTTTGGCGAGAGTGTTCTGCATAGTTGTGAAGTAATGCTCAAGGATATCAGTGATTCCAAGAGAATCAATGCACATATCCAGAGTGACAGTAATTATTCAGATACGAAGGCATTTGAGTTCTCTAGTTTGATTCTGTCGGCACAATTTTGGCCGGGTTTCAAGAAGGAGGATCTTGAATTGCCAGAAGCTATTCAGTCACAATTTGAGAATTACAGGAAGTCATATGAAGCGTACAAGGGCAACAGGACGCTTCATTGGCGGCCGGTTAGTGGAAAGGTGACGCTGGAGGTTGAGCACATGGGAAAATGTGTTGAGTACTCAGTGACACCAACACAGGCCACAATTATCTATCATTTTCAGGAGAAATCCGAATGGAATCTCAATGACTTGAGTAGTATCATGAAAATTCCGCCATCAGTATTGCGCAGGAAGATTACATACTGGCAATCCCATGGATTGATAAAAGAGACCAAGACTGGTTCTTTTATCCTGGTAGAAGATACCAGTGATTCTGACATGGAGGAAATGCAGACAGAACCTCAGGATATTTGCGATGATGACGAAGAGTCAGAGAATGTTGTTGCTTCAGCCAGTGATCAGCGTGAGGAGGAACTTCAAGTTTTCTGGTCATACATTGTGGGAATGCTGACGAATCTGGATTCACTGCCAATTGAGAGGATTCATCAGATGCTAAAGATGTTTGCATCAAATGAAAAAGGTGTAGAATTCTCCCTGGATGAATTGAAAGATTTCCTTCAGACAAAAGTCCGGGAACATCAACTGATATTCGCTTCTGGTGTTTATCATTTGCCCAAGTAA
- the LOC129802518 gene encoding DNA polymerase epsilon subunit 3, with product MVDKIEDLSLPGAIVQRIIKDALPEGINVGREARDVLGRAASVFVIYLTASATNTARSHNRKAITGQDVLDALEEMEFEDFLEPLKEFQEAFRKSEQGKKVKKRDSTAKSTAQKDTEEEPDMIIGE from the exons ATGGTGGATAAAATAGAAGATCTCAGCCTTCCTGGAGCCATTGTTCAGCGAATTATCAAAGATGCCCTCCCGGAGGGAATCAACGTTGGCAGAGAGGCTCGAGATGTGCTGGGCAGAGCCGCGTCGGTTTTTGTGATCTACCTTACAGCTTCTGCTACCAATACAGCCAGATCTCACAATCGAAAAGCCATCACAGGTCAAGACGTCCTGGATGCACTGGAAGAGATGGAATTTGAAGACTTCCTGGAGCCTCTCAAGGAATTCCAAGAAG CTTTCCGGAAGAGTGAGCAGGGAAAAAAAGTGAAGAAGAGAGATTCCACTGCAAAGTCTACAGCGCAGAAGGATACCGAGGAGGAGCCGGATATGATTATTggagaataa